A single Pedobacter sp. PACM 27299 DNA region contains:
- a CDS encoding SRPBCC domain-containing protein has protein sequence MKTFKKYYQLPAPPEEVYLAMTKAQSIQLWTGAEVEFTEEPGTEFSFWDGDIVGKNLEFEPGKKIVQQWYFGEDNEPSIVTIKFHEDKKGTSLEFVQTNIPDEDYDDFTAGLTEYYFGGLIDFFEED, from the coding sequence ATGAAGACATTTAAAAAATATTACCAGCTGCCTGCACCTCCTGAAGAAGTGTATTTAGCGATGACAAAAGCACAAAGCATCCAACTCTGGACTGGCGCAGAAGTGGAATTCACAGAAGAACCAGGCACGGAATTTTCATTCTGGGATGGCGATATCGTAGGTAAAAACCTGGAATTTGAACCTGGCAAAAAAATCGTTCAGCAATGGTATTTCGGCGAAGACAATGAACCTTCTATTGTGACCATTAAATTCCATGAAGATAAAAAAGGTACTTCTCTTGAGTTCGTACAGACCAATATCCCTGATGAAGACTATGACGACTTCACTGCAGGATTAACAGAATATTACTTTGGAGGCCTGATCGACTTTTTCGAAGAAGACTAA
- a CDS encoding aspartate kinase, producing MKILKFGGTSVGSPERMKKLLDIINPAEEQIVVLSAVSGTTNSLVEISGKLLKEDKQVALSLINALNQKYNEFIIELLPEGEFREQGQEVVEYHFGFLASLVNDIFTPIEEKVVLAQGELLSTTLYHIYLKSIGVPSVLLPALDFMKTDEDNEPDVPYSTKHLTPLLEQHKGNKLFITQGFICRNSFGEVDNLRRGGSDYTASLIGAAILAEEVQIWTDIDGMHNNDPRIVKGTKPISHLSFDEAAELAYFGAKILHPQSVFPAQKYKIPVRLLNTMEPSAAGTLISAESEKGKIKSIAAKDGITAIKIHSSRMLLAYGFLRRVFEIFERYKTPIDMITTSEVAVSLTIDFTDNLDKIVEELHAFGSVEIDKNQSIVCVVGDFSAQTHGFASRVLDSIKHIPIRMISYGGSNYNISLLINTDDKTEALKSLHNRLFE from the coding sequence ATGAAGATATTAAAGTTTGGAGGAACTTCCGTAGGAAGCCCTGAGCGCATGAAAAAGTTGCTGGATATCATTAATCCGGCCGAAGAGCAAATTGTGGTCCTATCAGCCGTGTCTGGTACAACCAATAGTTTAGTGGAAATTTCAGGCAAACTTTTAAAGGAGGATAAACAGGTGGCGTTAAGCTTAATTAACGCATTGAACCAGAAATATAATGAGTTCATTATTGAACTATTGCCTGAAGGAGAGTTTCGCGAACAGGGACAAGAAGTAGTGGAATACCATTTTGGTTTCCTGGCTTCTTTAGTGAATGATATTTTCACCCCAATTGAAGAGAAAGTAGTGCTGGCACAAGGAGAACTATTGTCGACTACTTTATACCATATTTACCTGAAATCGATCGGTGTACCATCGGTATTGCTTCCTGCATTAGATTTCATGAAAACTGACGAAGATAATGAGCCGGATGTTCCGTATAGCACGAAACATTTAACGCCTTTATTGGAGCAGCATAAAGGAAATAAATTGTTCATCACTCAAGGTTTTATCTGTAGAAACAGCTTTGGTGAGGTCGATAACCTGCGTCGTGGTGGAAGTGATTATACAGCTTCTTTAATCGGCGCTGCCATCCTTGCGGAAGAAGTTCAGATCTGGACGGATATCGATGGGATGCACAACAATGATCCTAGGATTGTTAAAGGGACCAAGCCAATCTCTCACCTTTCTTTTGATGAAGCTGCGGAGCTTGCTTATTTCGGGGCAAAGATTTTACACCCGCAATCGGTATTCCCTGCACAGAAATATAAAATTCCAGTAAGGTTATTGAATACGATGGAGCCTTCTGCTGCCGGTACTTTAATCTCTGCAGAAAGTGAAAAAGGAAAGATCAAATCAATCGCTGCTAAAGATGGCATCACTGCGATTAAAATTCATTCCAGCCGTATGCTATTGGCTTATGGTTTCTTAAGAAGAGTTTTTGAGATCTTTGAACGTTATAAGACTCCAATTGATATGATCACTACTTCAGAAGTAGCGGTTTCCTTAACAATTGATTTTACCGATAACCTGGATAAGATTGTAGAAGAACTTCATGCTTTCGGTTCCGTGGAAATTGATAAGAACCAAAGTATTGTTTGTGTAGTTGGTGATTTCAGTGCGCAAACGCACGGTTTTGCCTCAAGAGTTTTAGATTCTATCAAACATATTCCAATCAGAATGATTTCTTATGGAGGCAGCAATTATAACATCTCTTTATTGATCAATACTGATGACAAGACGGAAGCCTTAAAAAGCTTGCACAACCGTTTATTTGAATAA
- a CDS encoding phospho-sugar mutase → MQLEAATLSTINQWLNGNYDSKTKEEIQQLLDKEAFTELTDSFYRSLEFGTGGLRGIMGAGSNRINKYTIGTATQGLCNYLNNKYPNEKIKVAIAHDSRNNSDYFAGITADVFTANGIHVYFFKALRPTPELSFAIRELGCKSGVMLTASHNPKEYNGYKAYGADGGQFTSPDDTMVMDEVAKIKNIDEVKFDRIDSNFELIGEEIDQLYLDKITELSVSPEAIARQKDLKIVFSPIHGTGITLVPQALAQFGFTNLTLVEEQSTPDGNFPTVVYPNPEEKEALTLALKKAEEIDADLVLATDPDADRVGIAVKNNDGQFVLLNGNQTGSLLINYLLSAWEEKGKLTGDQYIVKTIVTTNIIEEIAKKKNVTFYNTLTGFKFIGQLMTSLEGKKTFIGGGEESYGYLIGELVRDKDAVVSCAFIAEMTAFYKDKGSSLYNAMLDMYVEYGLYKEELVSITKKGKTGAEEIKAMMEKFRSNPPATLGGAKVVLLKDYELGFETNLSTAEKTKLDFPKSDVLQFITEDGSIVSARPSGTEPKIKFYCSVNTTLKDKASFKETDALLGDKIKAVMKDLEA, encoded by the coding sequence ATGCAATTAGAAGCAGCAACCCTAAGTACCATCAATCAATGGCTTAACGGCAATTACGACAGTAAAACGAAAGAAGAAATCCAACAGCTATTAGATAAAGAAGCTTTTACTGAGCTGACCGACTCTTTTTATAGAAGTTTGGAGTTCGGAACAGGAGGCCTTCGCGGCATCATGGGTGCCGGTTCTAACAGAATCAACAAATACACCATTGGAACGGCCACACAAGGGCTTTGCAACTACCTGAACAACAAATATCCTAATGAAAAAATCAAAGTAGCCATTGCACATGATAGTCGCAATAACTCAGATTATTTCGCTGGAATCACTGCAGATGTGTTCACGGCCAATGGTATTCATGTGTATTTCTTCAAAGCACTGAGACCAACACCAGAACTTTCTTTCGCAATCAGAGAATTAGGCTGCAAAAGTGGCGTGATGCTTACTGCATCCCATAACCCAAAAGAATATAACGGATACAAAGCTTATGGAGCTGACGGCGGACAGTTTACCTCCCCAGATGATACCATGGTGATGGATGAAGTAGCCAAAATCAAAAATATTGATGAGGTGAAGTTTGACCGAATCGACAGTAATTTTGAACTGATTGGAGAAGAAATTGATCAGTTATATTTGGATAAAATCACTGAATTATCAGTTTCACCGGAAGCGATTGCACGTCAGAAAGACCTTAAAATCGTCTTCTCTCCTATTCATGGTACAGGAATTACTTTAGTACCTCAAGCATTAGCGCAATTCGGTTTTACCAATCTGACATTGGTTGAAGAACAAAGCACTCCGGATGGTAATTTCCCAACGGTGGTTTATCCTAATCCTGAAGAAAAAGAAGCACTGACATTAGCCCTTAAAAAAGCGGAAGAAATTGATGCAGACCTGGTTTTGGCCACAGATCCAGATGCAGACAGAGTAGGTATCGCGGTGAAAAATAACGACGGACAATTCGTATTGCTAAACGGTAATCAGACGGGAAGTCTTTTGATCAACTATCTATTGAGTGCCTGGGAAGAAAAAGGAAAACTTACCGGTGATCAATACATTGTTAAAACCATTGTGACGACCAATATCATCGAAGAGATCGCTAAAAAGAAAAACGTAACCTTCTACAATACCTTAACCGGATTTAAATTTATCGGTCAACTGATGACCAGCCTTGAAGGTAAGAAAACCTTTATCGGTGGTGGTGAAGAAAGTTATGGTTACCTGATCGGCGAATTGGTTAGAGATAAAGATGCAGTGGTTTCCTGTGCTTTCATTGCAGAAATGACGGCTTTCTACAAAGATAAAGGCAGCAGTTTATACAATGCCATGTTAGACATGTATGTAGAATACGGCTTGTATAAAGAAGAACTGGTATCGATCACTAAAAAAGGAAAAACTGGTGCAGAAGAAATCAAAGCGATGATGGAGAAATTCAGAAGCAACCCACCAGCAACACTTGGAGGTGCTAAAGTAGTTTTATTAAAAGATTATGAACTGGGCTTTGAAACTAACCTGAGCACGGCTGAGAAAACAAAACTAGACTTCCCTAAATCAGATGTACTGCAGTTTATCACCGAAGATGGCAGTATTGTTTCTGCAAGACCATCGGGAACTGAGCCTAAGATTAAATTCTATTGCAGCGTAAATACCACTTTAAAAGACAAAGCAAGCTTTAAAGAAACTGACGCCCTACTTGGCGACAAGATTAAAGCAGTCATGAAAGATTTAGAGGCTTAA
- the lysA gene encoding diaminopimelate decarboxylase has product MFSEKDIARFANLETPFYYYDLNLLQNTLNDCAAAAKVYNFHVHYAMKANFNPAVLQKIKAVGFGADCVSGGEVSKAIEVGFDQKQVVFAGVGKSDREINEALDQDIFCFNVESIQELEVINELAGKKGKVARVAIRINPNVDAHTHHNITTGLDENKFGVNSWDLPACVDTLKESANLEFIGVHFHIGSQITNLDVYKNLCVRVNEFATWFEERGFIVKVLNVGGGLGIDYHNPEQQIPDFAAYFKVFQEFLEVRSNQEVHFELGRALVGQSASLISRVLYVKNGKKKNFIILDAGMTELMRPALYQAYHKIENISKIDVPTAVKYDVVGPICESTDCFGKEVELAETFRGDLIALRSTGAYGEVMASHYNLRENIVSVYDTAG; this is encoded by the coding sequence ATGTTTTCCGAAAAAGATATAGCACGTTTCGCGAATTTAGAAACACCCTTTTATTATTACGACCTTAACCTGCTGCAAAATACATTGAATGATTGTGCAGCGGCGGCAAAGGTATATAATTTTCATGTGCACTATGCTATGAAAGCAAATTTCAATCCTGCTGTTTTACAAAAAATTAAGGCGGTAGGTTTTGGTGCCGACTGTGTAAGCGGTGGTGAAGTGAGCAAGGCGATTGAAGTAGGCTTTGATCAGAAGCAGGTCGTGTTTGCAGGTGTTGGAAAGTCAGACAGAGAAATCAATGAGGCTTTAGACCAGGATATTTTTTGCTTCAATGTAGAGTCTATCCAGGAATTGGAAGTAATTAATGAACTGGCTGGCAAGAAAGGGAAGGTAGCAAGAGTAGCCATCCGTATCAACCCAAATGTAGATGCACACACGCATCATAACATCACTACAGGATTAGATGAGAACAAATTTGGTGTAAATTCCTGGGATTTGCCTGCCTGTGTGGATACTTTGAAAGAGAGTGCTAACCTTGAGTTTATTGGTGTGCATTTCCATATCGGTTCTCAAATTACCAATCTTGACGTTTACAAAAACCTATGTGTGCGCGTAAATGAATTTGCTACCTGGTTTGAAGAACGTGGGTTTATTGTGAAGGTGTTAAATGTTGGTGGTGGTTTAGGTATTGATTACCACAATCCAGAACAGCAGATTCCTGATTTCGCAGCTTATTTTAAAGTATTCCAGGAGTTTTTAGAGGTACGGTCTAATCAAGAGGTTCATTTTGAATTGGGAAGAGCATTGGTTGGACAATCCGCTTCTTTGATCAGCAGAGTGCTTTATGTGAAAAATGGGAAGAAAAAGAACTTCATCATTTTAGATGCGGGAATGACGGAATTGATGAGACCTGCTTTATATCAGGCTTACCATAAAATTGAGAACATTTCTAAAATCGATGTGCCAACTGCAGTTAAATATGATGTAGTGGGGCCAATCTGTGAAAGTACAGACTGTTTTGGTAAAGAAGTAGAGCTTGCGGAAACTTTCCGTGGAGATTTGATTGCTTTACGTAGCACAGGTGCTTACGGAGAGGTAATGGCATCGCATTACAATTTAAGAGAGAACATCGTTTCTGTTTACGATACAGCAGGATAA